A DNA window from Kitasatospora atroaurantiaca contains the following coding sequences:
- a CDS encoding alpha/beta fold hydrolase: MKPRVLLHEVKGEGPPVVLVPGGLTGWVSWTPLADALSARRRTIRVQPIHNELGSAGERGDAGYTAAIERESLLMTMDALGIETADFTGWSGGGRALIEFALAHPERVRTLTLVEPAAYWILDGLGESDPEVTRLNQFLHALAGQDVCEDDLAEFLELAGLAQSKDQARNHPAWPRWVPHRMALSWSSEQADRPDRDVAELAGIRCPVLLVHGSATTDWLKRVVAVLDERLPDTRILELPGDHACHLENPDAFLAALELHLE; the protein is encoded by the coding sequence ATGAAACCGAGGGTCCTGCTCCACGAGGTGAAGGGCGAGGGACCGCCGGTGGTCCTGGTGCCCGGCGGGCTCACCGGATGGGTGTCGTGGACACCGCTCGCGGACGCCCTGTCAGCGAGACGCAGGACCATCAGGGTGCAACCAATCCACAACGAGCTCGGCTCCGCCGGCGAGCGCGGCGACGCCGGATACACCGCGGCGATCGAGCGTGAATCGCTGCTCATGACCATGGACGCCCTCGGGATCGAGACCGCCGACTTCACGGGGTGGTCCGGCGGCGGGCGCGCCCTCATCGAGTTCGCCCTGGCCCATCCGGAGCGGGTGAGGACGCTGACGCTCGTGGAGCCCGCGGCGTACTGGATCCTCGACGGCCTCGGCGAGTCCGACCCCGAGGTCACCCGCTTGAACCAGTTCCTGCATGCGCTGGCCGGACAGGACGTGTGCGAGGACGACCTGGCCGAGTTCCTCGAACTCGCCGGACTCGCGCAATCGAAGGACCAGGCCCGCAACCACCCCGCCTGGCCGCGCTGGGTCCCGCACCGGATGGCCCTGTCCTGGAGCTCGGAGCAGGCCGACCGGCCCGACCGCGACGTCGCCGAACTCGCCGGCATCCGGTGCCCCGTCCTCCTGGTCCACGGCTCCGCGACCACCGACTGGCTCAAACGGGTCGTCGCCGTCCTCGACGAACGACTGCCCGATACCCGCATCCTCGAGCTGCCTGGCGACCACGCCTGTCACCTCGAGAACCCGGACGCATTCCTCGCTGCGTTGGAGCTACACCTGGAGTAA
- a CDS encoding MurR/RpiR family transcriptional regulator has translation MENRRRTGTSPAGARGRQPAAEAAPTARLLAIFDGHRLSPAQRRIAQYLLDHITDAAFLSITDLAERVGVSQPSVTRFASALGFSGFPALRDALHPIALSAIAASPDSPEEIRRNELQAAVDAEIANLESLRRLLSDPSPVIEVGHNLAHSVPMAVLGVRISVSLAEYFAYAAKRIHPDVRVITSGGSVANDALLQVKEAGGTWALAFAMPRYSNETLAAVQAAKETGLQVALITDQPLGPLAHTADIVLSAGTGSRLVFDSYAAPVVLTATLLQAMADALPERTQARLEAYEQVADRHTFFLPES, from the coding sequence GTGGAGAACAGGCGCCGAACAGGTACCTCGCCGGCAGGGGCGCGCGGGCGGCAGCCTGCCGCGGAAGCGGCTCCGACCGCCCGCCTTCTCGCGATCTTCGACGGGCACCGCCTGTCGCCCGCCCAACGGCGTATCGCCCAGTACCTGCTGGACCACATCACCGACGCGGCGTTCCTCTCGATCACGGACCTCGCGGAACGCGTCGGGGTGAGCCAGCCGTCGGTGACGCGATTCGCCTCGGCCCTGGGGTTCAGCGGCTTCCCCGCGCTGCGGGACGCCCTGCACCCCATCGCCCTGAGCGCGATCGCCGCGTCCCCGGACAGCCCGGAGGAGATCCGCCGCAACGAGCTGCAGGCTGCCGTCGACGCCGAGATCGCCAACCTGGAGAGCCTGCGCCGGCTCCTCAGCGACCCGTCCCCCGTGATCGAGGTCGGCCACAACCTCGCCCACTCGGTGCCCATGGCGGTACTGGGCGTGCGTATCTCCGTGTCGCTGGCCGAGTACTTCGCGTACGCCGCCAAGCGCATCCACCCCGATGTACGGGTGATCACCAGCGGCGGCAGCGTCGCCAACGACGCTCTTCTCCAGGTCAAAGAGGCAGGCGGGACCTGGGCCCTGGCCTTCGCCATGCCGCGCTACTCGAACGAGACCCTGGCCGCGGTCCAGGCAGCCAAGGAGACGGGTCTGCAGGTCGCACTCATCACGGACCAGCCGCTCGGCCCGCTGGCCCACACGGCCGACATCGTCCTCAGCGCCGGCACCGGCTCCCGCCTGGTCTTCGACTCCTACGCCGCACCCGTGGTTCTCACCGCGACGCTTCTGCAGGCGATGGCCGACGCCCTTCCCGAGCGCACGCAGGCACGACTGGAGGCATACGAGCAGGTCGCCGACCGGCACACCTTCTTCCTGCCGGAGAGCTGA
- a CDS encoding heavy metal-responsive transcriptional regulator, which yields MRIGALAGATGTTTKTLRFYEQAGLLDAPPRTPGGYRDYPSRAAARISFIRAAQTAGLSLAEIRSVLAVRDGGQPPCEHVTALLAEHLADVERRLAELAVTRATLRDLVDSASATDPATCTEGDICRIITGR from the coding sequence ATGCGCATCGGAGCCCTCGCCGGAGCCACCGGCACCACGACCAAGACCCTGCGCTTCTACGAGCAGGCCGGGCTGCTGGACGCACCACCGCGCACACCCGGCGGCTACCGCGATTACCCGTCCCGGGCCGCCGCTCGGATCTCGTTCATCCGTGCTGCGCAGACCGCCGGCCTGAGCCTCGCCGAAATCCGCAGCGTGCTCGCAGTCCGCGACGGCGGCCAACCCCCGTGCGAGCACGTCACTGCGCTGCTCGCCGAGCACCTCGCCGACGTCGAGCGCCGCCTCGCCGAGCTTGCCGTGACCCGCGCAACGCTCCGCGACCTGGTCGACTCCGCCTCCGCCACGGACCCGGCCACCTGTACCGAGGGAGACATCTGCCGCATCATCACCGGCCGATGA
- a CDS encoding spondin domain-containing protein: MRPSRKLVAVAGLASLLAVTAQATASASAPDELHTYQVTLENLTHGQPFSPPVAATTRHGGPHMFQVGRLASRELEEIAEDGNEVPMFDLFGGASGVTDAVDVGRPLTPQGTSKGAFDDRVTFTIKAHRGDRLSLATMLICTNDGFLGLDHVRLPLKGHPSEFQLKGYDAGTERNTERTEDIVDPCSALGPVQLAGDPNGNIDDAVDETPHQQIRLHPGIQGNGDLCPELHGWENPVAKVTVEEIDG; encoded by the coding sequence ATGCGTCCCTCACGCAAGCTCGTCGCCGTCGCCGGCCTGGCCTCACTCCTGGCTGTGACGGCCCAGGCCACCGCCTCGGCCTCCGCCCCCGACGAACTGCACACCTACCAGGTGACCTTGGAGAACCTGACGCATGGACAGCCGTTCTCGCCGCCCGTCGCCGCCACCACCCGGCACGGTGGCCCGCACATGTTCCAGGTCGGGCGGCTGGCGTCCAGAGAGCTCGAAGAGATCGCGGAGGACGGCAACGAGGTACCGATGTTCGACCTGTTCGGCGGCGCATCCGGGGTGACGGATGCGGTGGACGTCGGACGCCCGCTGACCCCGCAGGGCACCAGCAAGGGCGCGTTCGACGACCGGGTCACCTTCACCATCAAGGCCCACCGCGGCGACCGCCTGTCGCTGGCGACCATGCTGATCTGCACCAACGACGGCTTCCTCGGCCTGGACCACGTCCGCCTCCCGCTCAAGGGCCACCCGTCCGAGTTCCAGCTCAAGGGCTACGACGCCGGCACCGAGCGCAACACCGAGCGCACCGAGGACATCGTCGACCCGTGCAGCGCACTGGGCCCAGTCCAGCTCGCCGGCGACCCGAACGGCAATATCGACGACGCCGTCGACGAGACGCCCCACCAGCAGATCCGCCTGCACCCCGGCATCCAGGGCAACGGCGACCTCT
- a CDS encoding papain-like cysteine protease family protein gives MHRLRASRRRKTLIAAIVAALSGALVFGIATFAQAGLVTGTVIGGQGRYSTVNHRAQPSVSAQINGSSRVGDKVPTACRTTGDTVENDSRWIWSGSYYVADAFIQENTNGLPVCGSTRPTGQTTLNISMQKQVKDQWCWDASGLTIANYWGRTGYSQADFCRLAAQGTWVDCNDQPATLEDMANGLARIGLANSGRSLYRTASFSETSGEIAGGRPFAVRIGWRSGGGHMNVIYGYDSSSNMIAVGDPWPSTQTYTWWNYSTYSSNNSFQWTHSRIGIHG, from the coding sequence ATGCACAGACTCCGCGCGTCCCGCCGCAGGAAGACCCTGATAGCCGCGATCGTCGCCGCGCTGTCCGGTGCCCTGGTGTTCGGCATCGCGACCTTCGCCCAGGCCGGCCTGGTCACCGGTACCGTCATCGGCGGCCAGGGCCGCTACAGCACCGTCAACCACCGCGCCCAGCCGTCGGTCTCGGCCCAGATCAACGGCTCCTCCCGGGTCGGCGACAAGGTCCCGACGGCCTGCAGGACCACCGGCGACACCGTCGAGAACGACTCCCGGTGGATCTGGTCCGGCTCGTACTACGTCGCCGACGCCTTCATCCAGGAGAACACCAACGGCCTTCCGGTCTGCGGCTCCACCCGGCCCACCGGGCAGACGACGCTCAACATCAGCATGCAGAAGCAGGTCAAGGACCAGTGGTGCTGGGACGCCTCCGGCCTGACCATCGCCAACTACTGGGGCCGGACCGGCTACTCCCAGGCCGACTTCTGCCGGCTCGCCGCGCAGGGCACCTGGGTCGACTGCAACGACCAGCCCGCCACCCTGGAGGACATGGCCAACGGCCTCGCCCGGATCGGACTCGCCAACAGCGGTCGCAGCCTGTACCGCACCGCCAGCTTCAGTGAGACCAGTGGCGAGATCGCGGGCGGCCGTCCGTTCGCCGTCCGGATCGGCTGGAGGTCCGGCGGCGGCCACATGAACGTCATCTACGGCTACGACAGCAGCAGCAACATGATCGCGGTCGGTGACCCCTGGCCCAGCACCCAGACCTACACCTGGTGGAACTACTCCACGTACTCGAGCAACAACTCGTTCCAGTGGACCCACTCCCGCATAGGCATCCACGGCTGA
- a CDS encoding alkylmercury lyase family protein, whose protein sequence is MPAVRVEMLTVPECPNGPVLEERLAVVLADRPGVEVLHRVVEDQGAAGRLGMRGSPTLLVDGIDPFAAPGTPTSVSCRLYRTADGRVDGAPSVEELRRVLGQSGTPAAADPSTGPAGRGGRGRLAPVEGGHRAVQQAVLRSFAVVGRAPEAADLDRVTRPYGVPAAQVLAELAAEDFLTLDETGRIRAAYPFLATETDHVVHIAGGSSVWAMCAIDALGIPVMLGRDADITSTDPVTGRPIRVEFTGGRARWQPASAVVSHGVRAAGGPAASACCGYLRFFTDRATAAHWIEARPGLSGEILTQTQAERLGTAIFGPLLTTGIEQPG, encoded by the coding sequence GTGCCGGCTGTGCGGGTGGAGATGCTGACGGTCCCGGAGTGCCCGAACGGCCCGGTTCTGGAGGAGCGGCTTGCCGTGGTGCTGGCGGACCGTCCAGGTGTCGAGGTGCTGCACCGTGTGGTCGAGGACCAGGGGGCGGCTGGGCGACTCGGGATGCGTGGCTCGCCGACGCTGCTGGTCGACGGGATCGACCCGTTCGCTGCACCGGGCACGCCGACAAGTGTGTCCTGCCGCCTCTACCGCACTGCGGACGGTCGCGTGGACGGTGCCCCGAGCGTCGAGGAGCTGCGGCGCGTGCTCGGTCAGTCCGGCACGCCAGCCGCCGCCGATCCGTCGACGGGCCCGGCCGGGCGGGGTGGCCGGGGCAGGCTCGCCCCCGTCGAGGGCGGACACCGGGCGGTCCAGCAGGCCGTGCTGCGATCGTTCGCGGTCGTCGGCCGTGCGCCCGAAGCCGCCGATCTGGACCGGGTTACCCGGCCGTACGGCGTGCCGGCCGCGCAGGTGCTCGCGGAACTGGCCGCCGAGGACTTCCTCACCCTGGACGAGACGGGCCGGATCCGGGCCGCGTACCCGTTCTTGGCCACCGAGACCGATCACGTGGTCCACATCGCCGGCGGATCTTCGGTGTGGGCGATGTGCGCGATCGACGCGCTGGGCATCCCGGTCATGCTCGGCCGCGACGCGGACATCACCTCCACCGACCCCGTCACCGGCCGGCCCATCCGGGTCGAGTTCACCGGCGGACGGGCCCGCTGGCAGCCGGCCTCGGCGGTGGTCTCCCACGGTGTACGTGCCGCAGGCGGACCAGCTGCGTCCGCGTGCTGCGGGTACCTGCGCTTCTTCACCGACCGCGCCACCGCCGCGCATTGGATCGAGGCCCGGCCGGGGCTCAGCGGCGAGATCCTCACCCAGACGCAGGCCGAGCGCCTCGGCACCGCCATCTTCGGCCCACTGCTGACCACCGGCATCGAACAGCCCGGGTGA
- a CDS encoding ROK family protein produces the protein MADRLTGGDSSLLRRINAAVTLRALRDGQSVTLTQLVGDTGLSRPTVEGVIEGLMESGLVAEVEHTQDNGRQRGRPARWFRFRAEAGHILGVEVGVHDIRVILADLTGEVLGTHAKPVGETLDADERLSCVRTTVAEVLRKAGVSRDSLWAVAVGTPGIVDREGTVRLGTAIPGWTGLDLGARLRRSFRCPVVIENDANLAAIAEHWQGAAVGKGDVVFVMAGLSPGAGSLINGRLHRGFGGAAGEIGALHLLGQEATPERLLSTTGKPLDPLDEAAVARVLRLAREGDEVAQVAMDRFLRRLVHDVAALVLALDPELVVVGGWAAGLDGVLEPLREQLELYCLRAPEVALASLGSEVVAMGALRVALDHVEEQLFAVDPPGASAR, from the coding sequence TTGGCGGATCGGCTCACCGGAGGAGACTCCTCCCTGCTGCGTCGGATCAACGCTGCGGTCACGTTGCGCGCACTGCGTGACGGCCAGTCGGTCACTCTCACTCAGCTGGTCGGCGACACCGGGCTGTCCCGGCCGACGGTCGAAGGGGTGATCGAGGGTCTGATGGAGTCCGGTCTGGTCGCCGAGGTCGAGCACACGCAGGACAACGGCCGTCAGCGCGGGCGGCCCGCACGCTGGTTCAGGTTCCGCGCCGAGGCCGGGCACATCCTGGGCGTCGAGGTCGGGGTGCACGACATCCGGGTGATCCTCGCCGATCTGACGGGTGAGGTGCTGGGCACCCACGCCAAGCCGGTGGGCGAGACGCTCGACGCCGACGAGCGGCTGAGCTGCGTCCGGACGACCGTCGCCGAGGTGCTGCGCAAGGCCGGGGTCTCCCGGGACAGCCTCTGGGCGGTCGCCGTCGGCACCCCCGGGATCGTCGACCGTGAGGGCACCGTCCGGCTCGGCACCGCGATCCCCGGCTGGACCGGCCTGGACCTGGGAGCCCGGCTGCGGCGCTCCTTCCGCTGCCCGGTGGTGATCGAGAACGACGCCAACCTGGCCGCCATCGCCGAGCACTGGCAGGGGGCGGCGGTCGGCAAGGGCGATGTGGTCTTCGTGATGGCCGGCCTGAGCCCCGGCGCAGGCTCGCTGATCAACGGCCGGCTGCACCGCGGCTTCGGCGGCGCGGCCGGCGAGATCGGCGCGCTGCACCTGCTCGGCCAGGAGGCCACGCCGGAGCGGCTGCTCTCCACCACCGGCAAGCCGCTCGACCCGCTGGACGAGGCGGCGGTGGCGCGGGTGCTGCGGCTGGCCCGGGAGGGGGACGAGGTCGCGCAGGTGGCCATGGACCGCTTCCTGCGGCGGCTGGTGCACGATGTGGCGGCGCTGGTCCTCGCGCTGGACCCGGAGTTGGTGGTGGTCGGCGGCTGGGCGGCCGGTCTCGACGGCGTACTGGAGCCGCTGCGGGAGCAGTTGGAGCTCTACTGCTTGCGGGCGCCGGAGGTCGCGCTGGCGTCGCTCGGCTCGGAGGTGGTCGCGATGGGCGCGCTTCGGGTGGCACTGGACCACGTCGAGGAACAGCTCTTCGCGGTCGACCCGCCCGGGGCCTCGGCACGCTGA
- a CDS encoding RICIN domain-containing protein: MLVAAVVAAAGVFVGTAAMGGAFSDERTVASAGVSGADAAAASEPEHDESPQPVASIPKNDPPHGMVYTGLRAAPKGDRCVGVLRTADGHCTHGPDAPPKGVDIGKDTPPVVKTELPATDPNRSGTPQPSTPGASASGPADDTATPAVDAQSGQSAAAAAPPAAPSSTAAPRKAAAAQDGQNVPCDGDGSTGNRVQVVYVHGPGRDRYSQYAGSFRKWAADADTIYFASAQETGGVRHIRFVTASDCTPTVLNVELSDAALSEFSAMNSALASKGFNRRDRKYMVFADANVYCGIGTFNGDERPGQDNLSNFGPSYGRTDSGCWSGSTAAHELGHNLGAVNNSAPNSSRAAHCTDEWDVMCYSDAPYYPAMRTVCPDRGHDERLDCNHDDYYNTSPRPGSYLSTHWNVANNQFLMTGNGTKPDPNPTPNPSPSPTPSPSPTGSTGPSTGPDATVGQLAPDSAVISWQAVNSAAWYQVFLNGGHLAWVQPNSVRIYNLRPDTDYTVAVSVRDRSGRDSSPGRTVSFHTPRTGGTTTPATAYTMTNGATGLAATIWGGKTADNTVLVGSQATGYADQRWYFDDAGSGYLRIRSAVSGKCLQLGGAPAVGQWVAQQPCDGKASQQWRLASSGSALSVTAKDSPLVLGVGNRPYYGAWLLELQDPGSAGQHTWTVQKAS; this comes from the coding sequence GTGCTTGTCGCTGCGGTCGTGGCCGCCGCGGGGGTCTTCGTCGGCACGGCCGCGATGGGCGGTGCCTTCAGCGACGAGCGGACGGTGGCCTCGGCCGGCGTCTCCGGCGCCGATGCCGCGGCGGCGTCCGAGCCCGAACACGACGAGTCGCCCCAGCCGGTGGCGTCGATACCCAAGAACGACCCGCCGCACGGCATGGTGTACACCGGCCTGCGAGCGGCGCCGAAGGGCGACCGCTGCGTCGGCGTCCTCAGAACGGCCGACGGTCACTGCACCCACGGCCCGGACGCCCCGCCCAAGGGCGTCGACATCGGCAAGGACACCCCGCCGGTCGTGAAGACGGAGCTGCCGGCCACGGACCCGAACCGGTCCGGCACGCCGCAGCCCTCCACGCCGGGGGCGTCCGCATCCGGGCCGGCCGACGACACGGCGACGCCCGCCGTCGACGCACAGTCCGGCCAGTCCGCGGCGGCCGCCGCTCCGCCGGCTGCCCCGAGCTCAACTGCCGCTCCGCGCAAGGCGGCTGCCGCCCAGGACGGCCAGAACGTGCCGTGCGACGGCGACGGCAGCACCGGCAACCGCGTGCAGGTGGTGTACGTGCACGGGCCGGGCCGGGACCGGTACTCCCAGTACGCCGGCTCGTTCCGCAAGTGGGCCGCCGACGCCGACACGATCTACTTCGCCAGCGCCCAGGAGACCGGCGGGGTCCGGCACATCCGGTTCGTGACCGCTTCCGACTGCACCCCGACGGTGCTCAACGTGGAGCTGTCCGACGCGGCACTGTCGGAGTTCAGCGCCATGAACTCCGCGCTGGCGTCGAAGGGTTTCAATCGCCGCGACCGCAAGTACATGGTCTTCGCGGACGCCAACGTCTACTGCGGCATCGGCACCTTCAACGGTGACGAGCGCCCCGGTCAGGACAACCTCAGCAACTTCGGCCCGTCCTACGGCCGTACGGACTCCGGCTGCTGGAGCGGATCCACCGCCGCGCACGAACTCGGCCACAACCTCGGCGCGGTCAACAACAGCGCGCCCAACAGCAGCCGGGCCGCGCACTGCACCGACGAGTGGGACGTCATGTGCTACTCGGACGCTCCCTACTACCCGGCGATGCGGACCGTCTGCCCGGACCGCGGGCACGACGAGCGGCTCGACTGCAACCACGACGACTACTACAACACCAGCCCGCGGCCCGGTAGTTACCTGAGCACGCACTGGAACGTCGCGAACAACCAGTTCCTGATGACCGGCAACGGCACCAAGCCCGACCCGAACCCCACACCGAATCCGAGCCCGTCACCCACCCCGAGCCCCAGCCCGACCGGCAGCACGGGGCCGTCGACCGGGCCGGACGCGACGGTGGGCCAGCTCGCGCCGGACTCGGCCGTCATCAGCTGGCAGGCCGTCAACTCGGCGGCCTGGTACCAGGTGTTCCTGAACGGCGGCCACCTCGCCTGGGTGCAACCCAACTCGGTGCGGATCTACAACCTGCGGCCGGACACCGACTACACCGTCGCGGTCTCGGTCCGGGACCGCTCCGGTCGTGACTCCAGCCCCGGCCGCACGGTGTCCTTCCACACCCCGCGCACAGGCGGCACCACCACCCCGGCCACCGCCTACACGATGACCAACGGCGCGACCGGCCTGGCCGCGACGATCTGGGGCGGCAAGACGGCCGACAACACCGTCCTGGTCGGCTCTCAGGCCACCGGCTACGCCGACCAGCGGTGGTACTTCGACGACGCCGGCAGCGGCTATCTGCGGATCCGGTCCGCCGTGTCGGGCAAGTGCCTCCAGCTCGGCGGCGCCCCGGCCGTCGGACAGTGGGTGGCCCAGCAGCCCTGCGACGGCAAGGCCTCCCAGCAGTGGCGCCTCGCCTCGTCCGGCAGCGCGCTGAGCGTGACGGCCAAGGACAGTCCGCTGGTACTGGGTGTCGGCAACCGGCCCTACTACGGGGCGTGGCTGCTGGAGCTCCAGGACCCGGGCAGTGCCGGGCAGCACACCTGGACCGTCCAGAAGGCTTCCTGA
- a CDS encoding exodeoxyribonuclease III, which produces MTVVTSVNVNGVRAAAKKGFLEWLSATRADVICLQEVRCEPGQLPVELRELPGWHAVWAPAATKGRAGVALLSRKAPERTAIGFGSAEFDNSGRYVEIDLPGMTVASLYLPSGEVGTERQDEKERFMAEFLVHLTELRQRAAEDGREVVVCGDWNIAHREADLKNWKANQKNAGFLPEERAWLTRVLDEAGYVDVVRQLHPDQVGPYSWWSYRGRAFDNDSGWRIDYQIASPGLAERAVKAYVERAATHEERWSDHAPVTAVFDHRF; this is translated from the coding sequence GTGACTGTGGTGACGAGTGTCAATGTGAACGGTGTGAGGGCGGCCGCCAAGAAGGGCTTCCTCGAGTGGCTCTCCGCCACCCGGGCGGACGTGATCTGCCTGCAGGAGGTACGGTGCGAGCCCGGTCAGCTGCCCGTCGAGCTGCGGGAGCTGCCCGGCTGGCACGCGGTGTGGGCGCCCGCGGCGACGAAGGGGCGCGCGGGCGTCGCCTTGCTCTCGCGGAAAGCACCGGAGCGGACGGCGATCGGATTCGGATCCGCCGAATTCGACAATTCGGGCAGATATGTGGAAATCGACCTGCCGGGAATGACGGTGGCCAGCCTCTATCTCCCCTCGGGTGAGGTCGGTACGGAGCGCCAGGACGAGAAGGAACGCTTCATGGCGGAGTTCCTCGTCCACCTCACCGAGCTGCGCCAGCGCGCCGCCGAGGACGGCCGCGAGGTCGTGGTCTGCGGCGACTGGAACATCGCCCACCGCGAGGCCGACCTCAAGAACTGGAAGGCCAACCAGAAGAACGCCGGCTTCCTCCCCGAGGAGCGCGCCTGGCTCACCCGGGTCCTCGACGAGGCCGGCTACGTCGACGTCGTCCGCCAACTCCACCCCGACCAGGTCGGCCCCTACTCCTGGTGGTCCTACCGCGGCCGCGCTTTCGACAACGACTCGGGCTGGCGGATCGACTACCAGATCGCCTCCCCCGGCCTGGCCGAGCGGGCCGTCAAGGCCTACGTCGAGCGTGCCGCCACCCACGAGGAGCGCTGGTCCGACCATGCGCCGGTCACCGCGGTCTTCGACCACAGGTTCTGA
- a CDS encoding GntR family transcriptional regulator, protein MGQGQLTAAPEPKYWHLRTVLVRTIDSEFSTGQVLPNERELAARFGVARATLRQALDQLELEGRLVRRRGIGTLIAAPRVGVPVSRREEGWPGTTRTQAWRAVDCVSAPASAQLALALGIPPGETVHTVRRLRLVQGQIMAAESLHVPDSAVPLLPAVPHVVGGAAESDRARSVLRQLDRLGVDGESRSVELGVAEAKEATLLERPPGTPVLVVTTQYAAAGRLVALAVSTYRADTCKLTFGETGLVEVTPVEAGAVRTAS, encoded by the coding sequence GTGGGGCAAGGACAGCTCACGGCAGCACCGGAGCCGAAGTACTGGCACCTGCGTACCGTCCTGGTGCGCACCATCGACTCGGAGTTCTCCACCGGCCAGGTACTTCCGAACGAGCGTGAGCTCGCCGCCCGCTTCGGTGTGGCGCGGGCCACTCTCCGGCAGGCGCTCGACCAGCTGGAGCTTGAGGGCCGACTGGTCCGCCGCCGTGGCATCGGCACGCTGATCGCCGCGCCGCGCGTCGGCGTCCCGGTCAGCCGTCGCGAGGAGGGCTGGCCCGGCACCACCCGTACCCAGGCCTGGCGCGCGGTCGACTGCGTCAGCGCCCCGGCCTCCGCCCAGCTCGCGCTGGCCCTCGGCATCCCGCCGGGCGAGACGGTGCACACCGTCCGCCGGCTGCGGCTGGTGCAGGGTCAGATCATGGCCGCCGAGTCGCTGCACGTCCCGGACTCGGCGGTGCCGCTCCTGCCCGCCGTCCCGCATGTGGTGGGTGGGGCGGCGGAGAGCGACCGGGCCCGCTCGGTGCTGCGCCAGCTGGACCGCCTCGGTGTCGACGGTGAGTCCCGCTCGGTCGAGCTCGGCGTCGCCGAGGCCAAGGAGGCCACCCTGCTGGAGCGCCCGCCGGGCACCCCGGTCCTGGTGGTCACCACCCAGTACGCCGCCGCCGGCCGGCTGGTCGCGCTCGCCGTCTCCACCTACCGCGCCGACACCTGCAAGCTGACCTTCGGGGAGACCGGCCTGGTCGAGGTCACCCCGGTCGAGGCCGGGGCCGTCCGCACCGCCTCCTGA